The genomic segment TGCATCCTGCCTTTTGACCAATGCGCCTTCTGTAATTGCAGAAGCGCAATTAGAAGAATTGGGGGTACGTCTTGCCAGAACGCGAAACGAGAGTTAATCATAACGGCAAAAGTGTAGCGGCACGACTGGCGGGCGTCTTTCTCTCGCTTGTTATTGTGGTGTCCGGTCTTTTGCCGTCTGCGATTGCTTTTGCCAGCGCGCGTAGTGGTTCTGGAGAGATGATTGAATACCTGACGCAGGAAAAGATGCGCCTTGGTATCGCCCTTAATGCCGCCGGTCTGTTTTCAGCGGCGAAAGATGCTGATGAACTTAAAAAACAGCAGGAAGAAAATGCAGCCCGACAGAGCGTTAACCTTGCCGGCATTAATACGCTTGAAGGCTTTTTGCAAAGCCAGACTGAACGCCTTTTAGAGCTCACGGCCCGCCTGAAAACACTGCAGCAGTCGGTTTCCCCGACACGCGGTGACGCGGCTGAAGCCAGAGAGCGCATCAACGCCCTTATCACTGAAAGTGAAATTGTCAAAAAAAGCATTGCGTTGATTCGCGAAGATTTGGAGATGTCGCAGCAGTATCAAGAGATTATTCGCGCCGAACGCCGCATGCTGGCTATTCAGGATGCGCGTTTTGCGCTGCATCGCGAGCTCGATGCACTGCGTGCTAAAGAGCGCGAGATTGAATCCGTTATTAACACCCGTCTTGCGGGCAACATCGCATTGCAGAATGCTGAAAAATCAGCGAATGGACCCGGAGTCGCGCGAGGTACCGAGACGCGCATTCTTCTGAATAACCAGATGATTCGACTCATGCAGGATGAGCTGTTGGAAATCAGCCTGCAGAAAAAGCTCGCAAAAGCCGATTTTCAGTTATTTAAAAATGCCGATTTGCGGACACTCGAAGCGGTTAACGACATTTACAGTTCCTCCATTACCCGACTGCAGGCACTTGAAGCGTCACTTAAGCAGCGCATCTCATTAATTGAGGGAATTATTCCCGGCATCTCGTCCCCGGCTCTTGCAAATGAAGCCCGCGCGGTTCTTACCAAAACACGCGCACGTCTTGAGGAAGTCGGAATTCAGCAGCAGACGCTTGGGGAAGATCTTGAAAACCGCCAGCAGCAGGTGAGTCAGCAACTCTCGGCGCGCAAAAGCCTTGGCGGGTACGGTTTTGAGCGCTGGCCAGACATTGCCAGTGAATTTGCGCGCATTCCGGCGCAGTTTTACGAGTATTTAAAATCGCTTTTTTTACGCGTGAGTGATAACTATCTCTGGCTTGATACATGGCCTGCGGCCATGCTCTGGCTGAGTCTACTGGTTTTTGGTGCCTCTTCTGCCGGGCTTTGGCATGTCTTGCGCCGTATGACTGGCGCCAAAACACGTCAGCGTCTTTCGGGTCATCTTTTTCAGGCGGTGCTGCTGCTTTTTAGCCGTAACCTTCCGTGGCTGGCCATTGCCGGTTCTTTTTGGCTCGTTTTCTGGCAATGCCATGTTCCGATGATTAACTATCAGGTACTGGTGAACCTCTTTGGTGTCTGGATAGTGTTTCGCGTGCTGATTCTTATCGCGCGAATGGTGTTGATGGAGCGGGTGAGTGACGCTTCTGGCCATGATGTTCGGCTCTATCACCGCCTTCGCTGGCTGCTGCTGGTTGGCGGTTGGATAACTGGTCTCGTGGTTTTCAGTCATCTATTACCGCTTGGCGATAAATTGCAGGAACTTTTTAACCGCTTCTTTATGGTGTTTTTGCTGGCGGTGTCGGTATTGCTCTGGAAAAGCCGCGAAGTGGTGTCCTGGCTTTTAATGCCTGTACGGCGCATGCGCAAGCGTTATTTCCGTAACGCCATTACTTTGCTGACCCTTCTGGCGCCACTTACGCTCTTTGTAACCGCCATGACGGGGTTGCTGGGATATGTGAACCTCGCATGGACCATGAGCCAGTATGAAGTGTATTTTTTACTGGTGCTTGTAACTTCAGTACTTTTGCGTGGTGTCCTTCTTGATGGCATGGAACTCTTGTCGGAATGGATGGTATCGTCTCTCCAAAATGGCTGGGTGTATATTGAGCTGGTGCTGAAACCGCTTGATAAGGTGCTTCGTCTCGCGCTCTTTGGGCTTTGTGTGTGGATGCTCTTTCGCATTATGGGCTGGAACGCAGATTCCGAAGTGACGGCGCAACTGCTCGCCATAGCCCGCTATCCTTTTGTTGATATTTCCGGTGTGAAAATCACCCTTTTCAGCACGCTGGAATTTATGGTGCTGCTCTCGGTCGTTGCGTGGGCGTCCAAGTGGACACGTGAATTTTCGTGGCGCTGGCTGTATCGCAACGCACGAGACGCCGGTATTCGCAACAGCCTTTCAGTGTTTACCCAGTATGCAGTGATTCTGATTGGCGGTTTTATTGCGGTGCGTGTTCTCGGCTTTGATTTTGCCGGGCTGTCCATGGTACTTGGGGGGCTGGCGGTCGGTATGGGATTTGGACTGCGTGATTTTGCGAGTAATGTGGTTGGCGGATTGATGCTGCTTATCGAGCGGCCAGTGCGCGAGGGCGACCTTGTGACCATTGGTACGCACGAAGGGCGCGTCGCACACATTGGCATTCGCTCCATGCGGGTGTCGTCCTGGGATAACATGGAAGTAGTGATACCCAATGCTGAAACCTTTAATAAACCTTTTACCAACTGGACCCACCAGGACAGTATTGTGCGCACAGTGGTGCCGGTGCGTGTCAGTCGTACCGATAATCCACGGATAGTCCAGCAGCTGCTTTTGGATGCCCTTGCCGATATTGAAGAAATTTTATCTGAACCACCGCCGCAGGCATTAATGACGCAGATTGATGATGCGCTCATTGGTTTTGAAGTGCGTTATTTTATCAACGTTGAAAAACACACGCGCTTTGAAGTGCGCTCAAAACTGTTGTTTTCGATTACCGAAAAATTCCGTGCGGCGAACATCCAGCCTCCCATACCGCCGATGCGCGTGGAGTTGAAAGATAATGAACACCTCTGGTTTCCAAAGGAGAACGCCGCCACAGAGTGAAGAGGAGCTGCTCGCGCGCGCTAATGCCATCACCGGCATGAGCTTCGCGCAGGTTGCCTCAATCCTCGGGATTCATTTGCCTGCTTCATCTGCCGCCGGCAAGGGCTGGCTGGGTGGTGCGCTTGAGCGTCTGCTTGGCAGCAGCGCCGGCTCGAAAGCAGAGCCTGACTTTGTGGAACTTGGCATTGAACTTAAAACCCTCCCGTTAAAGGCGTCTTACAAGCCTGCTGAATCAACATTTGTCACTACGCTGCACCTTTCGTCCCTTAACGAACAGACCTGGGAAACATCGAGCTGTTTTGCCAAACTTCGGCGCGTGCTGTGGTTTCCGGTGGAAGGTGAGCGCAGTATTCCCTTTTCTGAGCGGCGCATTGGCGCGCCCATTTTATGGAGTCCGAGTCCTGAGGAGGAAGGCATTCTTTCCCGTGACTGGCAGGAGCTCACGCTGATGGCCTCAACCGGGCGCCTTGAAGAAATTCATGCGGGCCTTGGCGAGTACCTGCAAATTCGCCCCAAAGCCGCTAACAATCAGGCGCTGGTGTTAGGTTATGACGCCACCGGACAATGCATCCGCACCCTGCCAAGGGGCTTTTATCTACGCCCCTCATTTACAGCGCGCATATTGCGTACTGCATAAGAGAGTATTTAATGGGCTTTGCAGGCCTGGCTGAGTGCCGCGAAGCCTGGAATCGGATATCCTTTCATGCATCCATCCCCGCGCTTATCAGCGCAGGCTACGGCGTCGTTGCTCATTAAAATGTCATTAAAAACAACATATTAGATGTGGGCTGGGCTGAGTGCCGCGAAGCCCGGCATCGGGTATCCTTTTATGTATCCATCCCCGCGCTTATCAGCGCAGGCTACGGCACCGTTGCTCATTGAAATGTCATTAAAAACAAAATATTAGATGTAGGCTGGGTTGAGCGCAGCGAAGCCTGGCATCAGATATTACCAAATACCCCAATCCCAATGGCGTGATCCATTGATTTAATCAATCTCATCATCCACCAACGGATGGCAGGACCCGGGGTGTCCATCCGGTGCGCAGACAGGCGTCTTGTGCGATACACAATACTCGCGGCTAACCTGTTCGCAGGGGTGGTGTGGTGAGCTTTGGAAAAGGGTGGCAAGACAGGTTGCCTGATTGGGAAAAATGAAGCGCTGAATGCACCCTGGCATTTCATCGAGCGGCTTGCAGGTTCTTTTGTCGAAATCAAAACAAAACGCACTTTCCCCATAATCCCTGTTGTATGGAATGCAGGCACACCACTGTGAAATGTCCTCATAACACCCATCTTCATCGGGCCCACACAATAAAAATTCATCAGAGGCGTTAATCGGGGTTGAAAGCGGCAGCAGTAAAGCGGCGATAATCAGCAGATGCGAGTATTGGCGGGGCATGGTGTCTTTCCTTGTGAATGTCCGTTTAGCCCTGTTGGGGCGCGGGCATTCTCACGCAAAGTGCGCCGTGCGTCAACACCCCAGTTCAAAAGACACTGCACCCTCAAAACGGTAGCGTTGTTTTCCATCAAGGCTGATGCGGGTGATTTCCGCCGTATCTTTGCTGGCAATGCACTGCCAGGTTTGTTGGTTTCTGATAAATTGACCGTTCTTTCTGCGAAAAACCTGCGATGTGAATGCGGCAATATTAATGGCGGGCTCTTCTGAGCGTGCCGAATAATAGCTGAAGACTTCAACACCAGCTTCGCGCATGGCGCTTCCCAGTGTCTGGCTGGTTGCGTAGGTATGGGGCGCTGAAATTACTTCGCGATGTTCGTGAAAGGGCGGTTCTGAAAGATGAATGCCACTTTCTGTTTCAAGGCGCGTTTGAAACGCAGTGAGAAGCGTTTCAACATAGCCAAGTTCAGCACTGGTTTGTGCCAGAAAGAGTCGGCGGTACCAGCTCACTTCGGCAAAAGCGGTTTTAAGCGCAAGTGAGCCATACCAGAGTGAGGGCTCAAATGCACTCCCAAACCGCGAGCCATAATCTAGAGGCGGGTAGCGAAAGGGCGTGTAAATAAGGTAGTCGGAGCTGGGCTCAATGGCGGGTTTTGAGGACTCAATCATGGCTTCAAGGAGGTCATGCTCTTCCATGCTGTCCACGAGAAATCGTGTTGTGGAAAGGTGCTGGGCTTCCACCACACGCCAGGGGTCTGCGCTCAAGGGGCGGATGTGCGCTTCTCCCTGAAGCTGCTGCCAGAGGTTCACAGTTTCCCCCGCAGAGCATCGAGGTAGCGCACCACCTCCACAAGCCCCGTCACAGTTTTTAAGGCATTAACCGGTGTGCAGCGCAGGTAATGGTTTTGCGCACGCAGCCAGCTTTGTGCTTTTTCATTGTGATTACCAACAAGCGCATTGAGGCTTCGATACACCCGCAGGAGCAGCAGGGCAATTTCACCTTCTTTAGAATCCGGGCTAATCCATTTTTTCCCCTGGTGCATGCGGGTGGTACTGGCCTCACTGACCCCAAGGATTTCCGAAAGCTCACGCGCACTCAGGTTATAATGGGTACACATGCGCAAAAGCGCCTGGGTTAATACCCGAGGCGCTTCTGGTTGATGGATTGCTGCAAGGTTCACAAGGCACCTCCCGCTCTTTTAAATGTAATTTTAGTTACCATTAATTACATTTGCAAGTGTGAGGGTCGTAATCCATAACGACCACGTGCCTCCAGCCTGTCATGCCCGCGCAGGCGGGCACCGATTTACTGGCTGGTTAAGTGTTAGTTTCGATGTTGCATTTGCTCATCGTCATCATGATCTTGATGCGTGCGCGGTGCAGTAAAATCCAGCAGCAAGGTGATATCCTTATAAAACGCTTGAGTCTTTTCAGAGCGACCATAAAACGGAATATACTGCTTCCACGATCCTGCTGCTTCCTGAGCCAGGCGGATGACTTCTGCAATATCATTGAGGTCTATTGTAATCTCATTTTTAGCCTTAAGCAGTGCTTCAATCCTTGCGACTGTACGAGGCTTTACCTTGCGGCCACTGAATTTATCATCAATTTCACCCAATATTCTATTTCGGGACTCTTCGGCATTAACCCCCAAATCCTTGAGTGTGTTTTCATAAACGCGCTGAGTAACATCATCGCGCGTGCATCCACGGTTAAATCGTGCTTCTACGCTAATCCCTGCGATTTTTTGCAGTTTTACAAGTGGGTTTACTTCATTATGCACAGCAGTCAACATGCGTGCCACATTAGCCGGTACTTTTTTGTTATCAACTAAAGCTGTTCCGCCGAAGAAACCTAATTTATAGGGAGAGTCATGTTCATATGGATCCTTTGGATTTTGGATTTTTTCAAGGTAGTTTTTAGCCCTGTCAGCAATACGAACCATGCTGACAGGTTGAGTTGTTAGTATGGCAGCAGATTGTGAAAAATTGCTACCTCGCCACTCAGCAAAATTACTGCCTGATAAGAGATCTGATCTTTGATCGAAATCTGATTTTTGACCGTCGCTACCAGGTGAATTTTGGTATGTCGTAGCAACAATAGCAGAATTAGTCCCGGATGAAGAAGAAGTGCTAAGATCACGCGGAGGCAGCTGTGGTTTGGAAGATTGCGGCTGCTGTCGACTGTCAACGACTGGATCTGAAGAGGAGTGTGTCTGCGAGCCCATGCTTATTTCTGCGTCATTATTAGTCAGAATGGGCGAAGACAAAAATAGTGCATTTTCATCATCATCGTCTAAATGATTTGA from the Legionella geestiana genome contains:
- the mutH gene encoding DNA mismatch repair endonuclease MutH, translating into MNTSGFQRRTPPQSEEELLARANAITGMSFAQVASILGIHLPASSAAGKGWLGGALERLLGSSAGSKAEPDFVELGIELKTLPLKASYKPAESTFVTTLHLSSLNEQTWETSSCFAKLRRVLWFPVEGERSIPFSERRIGAPILWSPSPEEEGILSRDWQELTLMASTGRLEEIHAGLGEYLQIRPKAANNQALVLGYDATGQCIRTLPRGFYLRPSFTARILRTA
- a CDS encoding mechanosensitive ion channel domain-containing protein translates to MPERETRVNHNGKSVAARLAGVFLSLVIVVSGLLPSAIAFASARSGSGEMIEYLTQEKMRLGIALNAAGLFSAAKDADELKKQQEENAARQSVNLAGINTLEGFLQSQTERLLELTARLKTLQQSVSPTRGDAAEARERINALITESEIVKKSIALIREDLEMSQQYQEIIRAERRMLAIQDARFALHRELDALRAKEREIESVINTRLAGNIALQNAEKSANGPGVARGTETRILLNNQMIRLMQDELLEISLQKKLAKADFQLFKNADLRTLEAVNDIYSSSITRLQALEASLKQRISLIEGIIPGISSPALANEARAVLTKTRARLEEVGIQQQTLGEDLENRQQQVSQQLSARKSLGGYGFERWPDIASEFARIPAQFYEYLKSLFLRVSDNYLWLDTWPAAMLWLSLLVFGASSAGLWHVLRRMTGAKTRQRLSGHLFQAVLLLFSRNLPWLAIAGSFWLVFWQCHVPMINYQVLVNLFGVWIVFRVLILIARMVLMERVSDASGHDVRLYHRLRWLLLVGGWITGLVVFSHLLPLGDKLQELFNRFFMVFLLAVSVLLWKSREVVSWLLMPVRRMRKRYFRNAITLLTLLAPLTLFVTAMTGLLGYVNLAWTMSQYEVYFLLVLVTSVLLRGVLLDGMELLSEWMVSSLQNGWVYIELVLKPLDKVLRLALFGLCVWMLFRIMGWNADSEVTAQLLAIARYPFVDISGVKITLFSTLEFMVLLSVVAWASKWTREFSWRWLYRNARDAGIRNSLSVFTQYAVILIGGFIAVRVLGFDFAGLSMVLGGLAVGMGFGLRDFASNVVGGLMLLIERPVREGDLVTIGTHEGRVAHIGIRSMRVSSWDNMEVVIPNAETFNKPFTNWTHQDSIVRTVVPVRVSRTDNPRIVQQLLLDALADIEEILSEPPPQALMTQIDDALIGFEVRYFINVEKHTRFEVRSKLLFSITEKFRAANIQPPIPPMRVELKDNEHLWFPKENAATE
- a CDS encoding RES family NAD+ phosphorylase gives rise to the protein MNLWQQLQGEAHIRPLSADPWRVVEAQHLSTTRFLVDSMEEHDLLEAMIESSKPAIEPSSDYLIYTPFRYPPLDYGSRFGSAFEPSLWYGSLALKTAFAEVSWYRRLFLAQTSAELGYVETLLTAFQTRLETESGIHLSEPPFHEHREVISAPHTYATSQTLGSAMREAGVEVFSYYSARSEEPAINIAAFTSQVFRRKNGQFIRNQQTWQCIASKDTAEITRISLDGKQRYRFEGAVSFELGC
- a CDS encoding antitoxin Xre/MbcA/ParS toxin-binding domain-containing protein, which codes for MNLAAIHQPEAPRVLTQALLRMCTHYNLSARELSEILGVSEASTTRMHQGKKWISPDSKEGEIALLLLRVYRSLNALVGNHNEKAQSWLRAQNHYLRCTPVNALKTVTGLVEVVRYLDALRGKL